From one Acidobacteriota bacterium genomic stretch:
- a CDS encoding DUF3341 domain-containing protein yields the protein MPRKEGIYGLLAEFNTPSELVYATEEARAAGYRRMECYTPYPVEEAATALHFHKNRVPLVCLLGGLMGVTTAFLMQTWIAVWAYPLNIAGRPLFSWPAFIIPAYEWTILFSGLAAGFGMIALNGLPQLYHPLFNAPNFRNGATTDKFFLCLEAADPQFSPTGTRAFLEQFHAVSVVEVDH from the coding sequence ATGCCGCGCAAAGAAGGAATCTACGGCCTGCTGGCGGAGTTCAACACTCCGAGCGAGTTGGTGTATGCGACCGAAGAGGCGCGCGCCGCAGGGTATCGCCGTATGGAGTGCTATACGCCGTACCCGGTGGAAGAGGCTGCCACGGCGCTCCACTTCCACAAGAACCGTGTCCCGCTGGTCTGCCTGCTCGGCGGACTGATGGGCGTGACGACCGCCTTCCTGATGCAAACCTGGATCGCGGTCTGGGCCTATCCGCTGAACATCGCGGGGCGTCCCCTGTTCTCGTGGCCGGCGTTCATCATCCCGGCATATGAGTGGACGATTCTGTTCTCCGGTCTCGCCGCGGGGTTCGGCATGATCGCGTTGAATGGCCTTCCACAGCTCTATCATCCGCTGTTCAACGCTCCGAACTTCCGCAACGGAGCGACAACGGACAAGTTTTTCCTGTGTCTCGAAGCGGCCGATCCGCAGTTTTCGCCTACCGGCACGAGGGCGTTTCTTGAGCAGTTTCACGCGGTCTCCGTAGTCGAGGTGGACCACTAA
- a CDS encoding cytochrome c yields MQKFKQIAAFGATAATLVLAGCRQDMHDQPKFFPQRGTTFYTDGRSVRPQVANTVARSQAHPDSYFATGLVDGKEGDGLPFAVTAQVLERGQERFNVYCTPCHSRVGNGEGMIVQRGYAKAGDFHTARLRTAPLGHFFHVITNGYGAMPDYASQVTPADRWAIVAYIRALQLSQNAQQADVPAGAHVEPLKSIAESAGMPASFAEAWNLPGTVDSGTPDGQPFVLPLPGASSTSTQAAPAATKPPAKPTTTGATKQ; encoded by the coding sequence ATGCAGAAGTTCAAACAAATCGCGGCATTCGGTGCTACGGCGGCTACATTGGTTCTGGCCGGCTGCCGGCAGGACATGCACGACCAGCCGAAGTTCTTCCCGCAGCGAGGGACGACGTTCTATACCGACGGCCGCTCCGTCCGTCCGCAGGTGGCCAATACGGTTGCGCGCAGTCAGGCGCATCCCGACTCCTACTTCGCGACCGGTCTGGTCGACGGCAAGGAAGGCGATGGACTCCCCTTCGCGGTGACCGCGCAGGTGCTTGAACGCGGCCAGGAGCGGTTCAATGTTTATTGCACGCCCTGCCACTCGCGCGTAGGCAACGGCGAGGGCATGATTGTGCAGCGCGGCTACGCCAAGGCCGGAGACTTTCATACGGCGCGTCTGCGCACGGCCCCGCTGGGGCACTTCTTTCATGTGATTACGAACGGCTACGGCGCGATGCCGGACTACGCCTCCCAGGTGACCCCGGCCGACCGCTGGGCGATCGTCGCCTACATCCGCGCACTGCAACTGAGCCAGAACGCGCAGCAGGCGGATGTTCCCGCAGGCGCGCACGTTGAGCCGCTCAAGAGTATCGCCGAGAGCGCGGGCATGCCCGCCTCGTTCGCCGAAGCGTGGAATCTGCCGGGAACGGTAGATTCGGGAACACCGGACGGCCAGCCGTTCGTTCTTCCGTTGCCCGGCGCATCATCGACCTCGACACAAGCAGCACCGGCAGCAACGAAGCCGCCGGCCAAGCCAACCACCACCGGAGCAACAAAGCAGTAG